From the Paenibacillus sp. MMS20-IR301 genome, the window GTCAATGATTGCCAGGTTTGCAGTAGGGTTCTCGTTAGCAACTTTAAGAACTGCATCACCAAGGTCGAAACCGATACCCCAAGTCAGATCGTAGCCGCCTTTAACGAATTGGTTAAGGTTTGGCTCGTAGTCTGCATTGGATTTACTTTGCAGGTATTTGATTTCAGCACCGGCTTCTGATTCCAGAGCCTGCAGTGCTTCCCAAGCGGATTGGTTAAAGGATTTGTCGTTAACTCCGCCTACGTCAGTTACGAGACCGAGTTTAACAGCTTTAGGAGCCTCAGTTGCTGCTGGTGCTTCTGTAGCTGCTGCATCAGTTGGAGCATTAGTTGCAGCACCAGCGTTAGTGCCGGAATTTGCATTGTTATTGTTTCCGCATCCTGCCAAAATGACAGTGAATGCCAGAACCATAACCAAAGACAGTTGGTAAAGCTTCTTCATCGAATGTGATCCCCCTTAATAAATTGGATGTCTTCTGTGTTCTGCTTGGACATACCATTAGTACAAATTATACCTGCAAAAAAGGCTAAAATCCAGTCCATTAATGACCTCAGGTCAATAATAATTTGCATTTTTCAACAAGAAACCGCTTACCTTAACATGACTCGTCACATCCATGTCTGGTGTGCGTTAGAAAACCTCGAAATTCCTGCTATGGCACCATTGCATTAACATTATTATTGCACGAGGATGGCTTTTCTATTATCATGTATTTTTACATATTGTTCGCAAAGGGAGTTACTGAAATGGATCAAGAGAACCCGTCCCAAGCTATGCCGGCCTTCAAATACTGCCATGAATCACGGGTATTCAAAACCGGCCGTGTTTTCCCGAATGATGTAAACAACCACAAGACGCTGTTCGGCGGGAAGCTGATGAGCACCATTGACGAAGTCGCCTCAATCTCAGCTATGCGCCATTGCCGCACTAATGTAGTGACCGCCTCCACTGACTCTGTCGACTTTCTCCTGCCGATCAGGCCTACGGACTCCGTCTGCTTCGAATCCTTTGTCTCCTGGACAGGCCGCACCAGCATTGAGGTGTTCGTCAAAATCATTTCCGAGAATCTCTACACAGGAGAGCGCCGCGTTGCCGCCACCTCCTTCCTGACCTTCGTAGCTGTCCAGGAAGACGGCACCCCGTCTCCGGTTCCGGGAATCATCGCCGAGACCGATGAAGAGAAGCTGATCTGCCAGTCTGCCGGCGAACGCTCGGAGCTGCGTAAGATCAGACGCACCAGCAGCAAGAAGCTGGCCTCCCAGCTGGGAACTACAAAGTACTGGGAATAGTCTGAGCCCGGCAGCCCTCTTCGTTCAGAGGACCCTGATCGCCCTGGCCTCACCGCACAAAATAACCCCACAGAGTGGGGCTTGGCTTCGAGGCTGATTCTTATCCCTCAAAAAAAAGCACCGTCACACGGGTACTCCCGCAGGCGGTGCTTTTCGGTTCATCTCGTTCTTACGCGTTGATCTTCTCTTTGGCTACAACAGCCAGGGAGTTGAATGCGTTCAGATCGTTTACTGCCAGGTCAGCCAGCATCTTGCGGTTCACTTCTACGCCAGCCAGTTTCAGGCCGTGTACAAGCTTGCTGTAAGAAAGACCGTTCAAACGTGCTGCTGCGTTGATACGAACGATCCACAGTCTGCGGAAGTTACGTTTAGTCTGACGACGGTCACGGTAAGCGTAAACCATCGATTTCATTACTTGCTCTTTAGCTGTTTTGAAAATGCGGTGTTTGGAACCGAAATAACCCTTTGCCAGCTTCAATACTTTTTTATGTCTACGACGAACTACAAAGCCGCCTTTAACTCTTGCCATATTAATAAACCTCCCAAAAATGTGTAATCAAACTATTTCAAGTTAGCAAGTCCTTGTTTCAAACGTCTCACGTCACCGGCAGCCATAACCGGATTGCCGTTCAGTACGCGCTTAGCGCGTTTGGACTTGTGGGACAGCAAGTGGTTCTTGTGGGCTTTGTAACGCAGTACTTTACCAGATCCAGTGATCTTGAAGCGGCCTTTCAGGCTGCTGTGGGTTTTCATTTTAGGCATGGTGTTTCCTCCTTGATTATTATGCGGCGCCAAATTGCTATGCAAGTGACTCCAGATTATTGGGCTTTAGGAGCCAGAATCATAATCATGCTGCGGCCTTCCAGCTTAGGCTGGCGCTCAACAACAGACAACTCTTCCACTTCGTTCTTCACGCGCTCCAGAATTTTCTGACCGATATTCGCGTGGGCAATTTCCCGTCCGCGGAAACGTACGGAGCACTTCACTTTGTCGCCTTCGCCCAGGAATTTGACCACATTGCGGAACTTGGTCTGATAATCATGTTCATCAATGTTGGCACGGAACCAGACTTCCTTGATGTCAACGATCTTCTGGTTCTTGCGCGCTTCCTTCTCTTTCTTCTGTGTTTCATAACGGAACTTGCCGTAATCCATGATGCGGCATACCGGCGGTTTCGCCTGCGGTGCTACGTTGACTAGATCCAGATTAAGATCGATTGCCATCTGCAACGCCTCGCGGATCGGTTTGATCCCGATTTGTTCGCCTTCCGCTCCAACCAGCCGAACCTCTTTGGCCCGAATTTCATCATTGATCATATGTTCCTTACTGATAATACTCCACCTCCGGATCTTCTTTGGGTAATTTATTTACGGTTCTCCATAAAAAAGGGATGCCGGTAACTCCCCGACACCCCGTTTGATCAACGTTCATGAATTATAACATCCATAAAGCATTGAGATCAAAACCAGCCGGCATATAGCCGTTCAGGTGAGAAGCCGGTGCTTCTGCTTGCAATCCCTATGTTTTGCATACTTGAATAATATACAGCAATGAGCAACTGGTGTCAACACCTTTTAGTGAAAAAATCAGTTGCCTGCATAATTTAGACTTGCTTGCTCTGCACCTCTTCAAGCCGTACTACCCGTGTATGCTTCGTATGGCTCCATTGCTTGTTGTTCTGCGTGAAGAACGCATAGAACGTAATGGGATACCAGGACAGCAGATAGAAAGGGAAGGCCAGCAGGTACAGATACACCTTCTTGAACTTCACCTTCTCCAGGGCCATGGCCAGCAGGAAGGTCAGAATGTTGGCACCGACAGCAAAATAGCTGAGCCACAGCGGCAGATGCCCATAGATATTGGCAATATGCGGGCCGCCAAACATGGAGTTGTCGATCCACATTACGGCGGTCATCAGGAACGTCAGCAGAACGATGTAGACATTCGCTCCGTACAGCGCCAGGTCAAACTTCGTCAGGCTGCGCTCTTTAATACCCTGCCACAAGAGCGGGAAGAAATAACGGCGGGCCACTGTGAAATGCCCCTGCATCCAGCGCAGCCGCTGTCTCGAGGAAGCTTTGAACGTCAGCGGCTTCTCATCGAATACCTTAGCATCATAATTGAATCTCGGATAGACGCCCTTTGAGGCACTGCGCATGGTGAACTCTAAATCCTCAACCAGGCTTGTTGCACCCCAGCCCATTTCCTTCAGCAGGTTAGTCTCGAAGCACATGCCCGTTCCGCCGAGGAAGTTAGCCATCTTCAAATTGTGGCGTGACAGCTGCCAGAGACGGTTGATGTACCAGTACGATACGCCGTACGCTGCAGTGATCCAGGAATCCTCAGGGTTCTTCGTATCGATATACCCTTGAATGACCCGTCCGCCTGAACAGAGATCATTGTTCATCTCGGTCAGGAATTCCGTATGCGCGAGATTGTCGGCATCGAACATTACGACGGCATCATACTGGCGGGGCAGCGCCCACAGCTCCTTGAGCATCCATTCAATGGCATACCCTTTTCCGCGCAGGTTACTGTTGGTGCGTACACAGGCATTCATGCCGTGCTCCCGCACGATGGCAGCCGTATTATCCGTACAGTTATCGCAGATGACAAATACATCGTACAGTTCCCGGGGATAATTAAGCTGTTTCAGATTTTCCATTAATGCGCCGACCACTTCTTCCTCGTTGTGCGCTGCAACCAGTACGGCAAATGATTTCTGCGGCGCATGAATTACCTTGTTCTTTTGCCTGCGCAGTCCGAACAGCGAAAATCCGAACTGATACACGGCAATTGCCGCCAAGATCACTTGGAGCGTAACAAACAATGCGTCTGTCATGATCTTTTGATGCCCCCTTTTCCAGTCTGTTGTTTTTCTCTGTCTCTGGTTTTTGAACGTTCTTGCTGACCCTTTTGTTGCATCCCTTAGAATAGACGAGCGTAATCCCTTTTTTCGGGCAGGCTGCCGATTTTGTATTTGTTCCGTCTCTTGAAGATATGAACGGGGTTTCCAGGTACTGGCTGGAACCTCATTTCTCTGTTACCTTTTAAACGGGATCTGCCTGCTTGAATCATTGTACGGCGTAAGGGGTTAACAAGTCAAAACTGTCATTTTTCGACCGCACGCGAGCTTTTTCTTGAAATGGACTGCCTGAAAAAAGTATGATAAGGACAGCTTCAGGTCATAAAACCTGCCCTTAAAGCTGCGCCAAATATCTTTAGCCGGACTATCGGAGGGACAAGATATGAGACCTTTATTCAAGAAACTGCATCTCTTGGAGCGGCGTCTTTTTCAATGGATTAACGGACGGTTACACAATCCTTTTCTGAACTTCTGGCTCTATTACATCACCCATCTGGGGGGAGCCACCTGTGCCATCGGCATTAACGTTCTGATCTGGGCACTGTGTCCGCAGCCATGGAGAACCACCGGACTGCAGGCGCTGACTTCACTGGCTGTAAGTCATCTGCCGGTCGCCGTCGCCAAAAAGCTATATCCGCGCATGCGGCCTTATCTCGCGCTGCCGGGCACCAATACGTTCCATAATCCGCTTAAGGATCATTCTTTTCCTTCAGGCCATACTACAGCTATCTTCGCCTCAACGGTTCCTTATATGATGGCTTACCCTGCCCTGACCATTATCCTGCTTCCGCTCGCGTGCACGGTCGGCTTCTCCCGGATCTATCTGGGGCTGCATTATCCGTCTGACGTGATTGCCGGCGCGGTCATCGGCTCTGGTGTTGCAGCAGGTACGCTTGCGCTATGGGTCTGATGCCCCGCAGGCACCGGGCTAATGAATACCACTAAATTTTTATATTAGAACAGGTGAATGCTACATTGCGCAAAAAAAGAGTATTACTGCTGTCGGAAGGTTTCGGCGCCGGGCATACCCAGGCAGCATATGCGCTGTCGAGCAGCCTGCGTAAATTGTCGCCGGATGTGCAGACCAAGGTGCTCGAGCTCGGCAGCTTCCTGAATCCCAAGATGGCTCCGCTGATCGTCTCGGCCTACCGCAAAACGGTGACATCCCAGCCCCGGCTGATGGGGTATGTATACCGTCACCAGAAATCATTCAACCGTCTTACCACACTTGCCCTGCACCGCATATTTTATACTCATACGCAAAATATTGTGAAGCAGCTGAAGCCGGATATCATTGTCTGCACCCACTTCATCCCCGGTGCTGTCGTCTCCCGGCTGAAACGGCTGGACCCGTCGCTTAAAGCGCCGCTGATTACGGTCATTACCGATTACGATGCCCATGCCAGCTGGATCAGTCCCGAGGTCGACCGCTATCTGGTCTCTACTCCGGAGGTCAAAGCCAAGCTGCGCCGCCGCAGCGTCTCTGCTGCCAAAATCCGGGTCACGGGCATGCCGGTGCACCCCATATTCTGGGAGCACCCGGGCCGGGAGGAAATCCAGCAGCAATTCAGCCTGCGGAACATGCCTACCGTGCTGGTCATGGGCGGCGGCTGGGGAATGATGAATGATGAGGTAGTGAACGAGGCGCTGGCCGGCTGGCGGGAGCAGGTGCAGCTCATCTTCTGCCTCGGCCAGAATGACAGGCTGCTGCAGGAGATGAAGAACCATCCGCTCTATAATCATCCGAACATCCTCCTGCTGGGCTTCACCCGTGACATCGACAAGCTCATGGAGGTCTCAGACCTGCTGGTGACCAAGCCCGGCGGCATGACCTGCAGTGAAGGGCTGGCCAAAGGCATTCCGATGCTCTTTCATCATCCGCTGCCGGGCCAGGAGGAGGAGAACAGCCGTTACTTCACCGCGGCCGGCTTCGGCGAGCTGATCTCCTCCCTTGAAGTGGTTGACCGGTGGATGAACCGGCTGCTGAACGATTACGGGGATGTGCGTACAAGGCGCAAGCTCCATCTGGAGGACATCTCCCGTTACAATCCGCTGCAAAGCGCCCAGAGCATTATTGATATGCTGGAATAGAGCTATTCAGAATGACGTTATGAATACCAGCAATATTCCAAAGGATACAAATAAAAGGCAGTCCGGTTATTTCGTCCGGACTGCCTTTTATGCTGCTGCGTTTGATTAAACTCTTGATTAGCGTGTAGAAGCTATAGACGGTACTTCTCCAGCCGTGTGGCCTGGTACTGCTTCAGCGCTTCTTCGCCGACAATGGCCTCGCAGCGGTGAATATTAACCCCGCGTCCATAAAATTTAGTCTCGTACTCCGTCATCACATGCTCCTCATTAATTATGCCGCCCTCATGCAGGTCCAGAGAGATATTCTTCATCTGGAGGCCGTAATCAGCAAAGGAATTCAGTGAGAATTCGAACAGGCTGCGGGAATCCGTCTTCAGGTGAATTTCGCCAAGCGGACTTAGCAGGCCGCGGTATTTGTCAAGAAAACGCGGATGCGTCAGGCGGCGGCGCGCATGTTTGCTTTTCGGCCAGGGATCACTGAAATTCAGATAAATCCGCTCCAGCTCCCCCGGAGCAAACACTTCCTCGGCATAATCGATATTAGCAAGAGCGACCTTAAGGTTCGGCGGGGTCTCTTCCCCTGCCGGCTCCCATACCAGTCTGGCCTTCTCGGCTGCACGGCGGATCAGCTCGTCGTACATATCAACGCCGATAAAATTAATTCCCGGATATTTGAAGCTCATCTGGCTGATAAACTGGCCCTTGCCCATTCCGAATTCCACATGAATCGGATGACCGTTGCCGAACAGCTCGGACCACCGGCCCTTAAGACTGCGTGGATCAAGAATGACCAGGTCAGTCTGTTCTTCAAGGCTTTCACGTATTCCTTTTCTTCCGCGTAAACGCATTAAGTATTCCTCCGCTTATCTCTTATTCCATAACTGTGAACGGGATAACTGCCACTTGCAATATTGTGCCGAACTTACCGGCAAAAGTAAAGGGATTTTAAGCGGGCAGCCGGAGCAGATCCGCTATATTCTTCTGCTTTGCCCCTTAATAAAATAACCCCACAAAGTGGGGCTTTGGCGCAGGTGATGACTCAGGTACTTTGCGGGGACCCCAAAACATATAAATTCTTATAAAAAAGGGATTCTCGCCCAGTCTGGATATGACCGGACGAAAATCCTTTTTTTGTTGTATTTGGAATTGGGGTCCATATGATCAACAGTACATAGTTTATCTTGCCGGAGAATTAAAATCAAATGTCTTCTCAAATGCACTGCGGATCTTACGCTGCGCCTCTGTCTTAATCTTGTGGTTGCCGTTAAATTCCACGCCTGTCAGGGCAAGGGCTTCATCCGGAGTCAGCTGCACATCAATCGAACCTTTGCTTTCAGGATATACGGTTTGCGAATTCATCGATATCACCTCTATGGTTTATTATGGACCGGACGACACGAGATTATGAATTCAATAAATGTGATTGTGGTTATTGCAGCGGCTTTTTTACACTTTAAATATAACATAATGTGTAAGCATTTTCAAGCGGAATTCCGCTGTCCGCTGCCTATTTTCACAGCTTTTTCTGCTGAACTTCCGGCGCTTGCTTGTTACGCTCTATGCTGATTTTTGATACAATGAAAAGGTTCATGAAAGGAGCTGCACATGTCTAATTTATTACAGAGTTCTTCTCCGCTTCTGTGGGGGGATAAACGTTTCCATACCTGGAACTATGAAATGCGCGGGGAGATGGATACCAAGGTGTTCAAGGTTATGCTTGATGCCGGCTTCACCTGCCCGAACCGTGACGGTTCCATTGCCAAAGGAGGCTGTACCTTCTGCAGTGCCAGAGGGTCCGGGGATTTCGCCGGAAGCCGCCGGGATGATCTGGTTACCCAGTTCAACAAAGTACGCGACCGCCAGCATCTGAAATGGCCGAACGCCAAGTATATCGGATACTTCCAGGCCTATACCAACACTTATGCTCCGGTAGAGGAGTTAAGGGAATATTATGAAGTTATTTTGCAGCAGCCGGGGGTTGTAGGCCTCGCAATTGCCACCCGCCCGGATTGCCTTCCTGATGATGTGGTCGAATATCTTGCAGATTTGAACAAACGCACTTATCTGTGGGTAGAGATGGGGCTGCAGACGATTCACCAGTCCACCTCCGATCTGATCAACCGGGCTCATGATACTGCCTGTTATATAGAAGCTGTTGCGAAGCTCCGCAAGCACGGCATCCGTGTCTGCACCCACATTATTCACGGCCTGCCGCAGGAGACTCATGAAATGATGCTGGAGACCGTCTCTGCTGTTGCCGCCATGGGCGTGCAGGGCATCAAAATCCATCTGCTCCACCTCATGCGCAAGACGCCGATGGTGAAGCAGTATGAAGCCGGGCTGCTGCGCTTCCTGGAACAAGGCGAGTACGTAAAGCTTATTGCCGACTCCCTGGAGCTGCTGCCGCCGGAGATGATTGTCCACCGCCTGACCGGCGATGCCCCGCGCGAAGCCCTGATCGGCCCGATGTGGAGCCTCAAGAAATGGGAAGTGCTGAACGCGATCGACCAGGAGCTGATTGCCCGCGACTCCTGGCAGGGTAAGTACTGGAGGAAGAGCTGATGGGCTTCATGTCCGTGCTTAGCTTTGCCCATAAGCTGACCGAAGGGCGCCTGTCCTCCGGCGGGCTGGCCATCGATGCCACCGTAGGCACAGGTAGCGATACCCTGTTCCTCGCCAGGACGGCCGGGCCGCGCGGCGGAGTCTACGGCTTCGACATCCAGCCTGCGGCGCTGGAGCTTGCGGAAGAGCGCCTGCGGCTGGCCCGGGAGGAAGCGACGGCTGCGCTGTCTCCCGTAACCCTGCTGCAGCAGAGCCATGCAGCAATGGCTGAAGACGTTCCGCCCGGCTGGCGCGGAACGGTCTCGGCGGTGATGTTCAACCTCGGCTATCTGCCCACGGGCGATGCCGATAAGACCATCATCACCGAGCCGGCGAGCACGCTGGCCGCGCTGCAGGCGGCGCTCGCGCTGCTCCGTCCGGGCGGGATCATCACGGCCGTGCTGTATCCCGGCCACGCGGGCGGCGGCAGTGAAGCCGCCGCCGTAGAAGCCTGGGCCGCGGGCCTGGCCCAGCAGGAGGCGCAAAGCATCGTGTACCGCCAGCTGCAGCGGGCCTCCGCCCCTTATGTTGTGGCTGTAGAGAAGAAAAAAGGAGCTGATCAATCATGGCAGTAACAAAGATGGAGCATGTCGGAATCAAGGTAGACAAGCTTGAGCGTTCGCTGCAATTCTACCAGGAGGTCATCGGCCTCACGCTGCAGGGAATAATCGGAGAGCCGGAAGACGGGCTGCGGCTGGCTTTTCTCAGTTTTCCCGGCCAGACCAGCGTAGAGGTTGAACTGATCGAACGGGTATTTGAAGGTCTGCCGCAGGAAGGCAGGGTCAGCCACACCGCATTCACAGTCGACAACATTGATGAAGAGCACAGCAGACTTGCCGGGCTCCGCATCCCTGCCCTGACCGGTATCTCTACACTTGCTAACGGCAGCCGCTACTTCTTCTTCGACGGGCCCGATGGGGAGAAGCTTGAATTCTTCCAGTCCACACGCAATTAATTAGCCGCATTTACTAATTCTATAATTAGAAAGGAAGATCTTGTAATGACCAAGCCATATCCTCTGAAGTTTCAGCCGGAGTTCAAAGAACGTGTCTGGGGAGGCCGGGCGCTGGAAAAATTCGGCCTGGAGCTGCCGGAAGGCCACATCGGTGAAGGCTGGATGATTGCCGACCATGCGAATGGTGTCTCAACCGTAGTTAACGGGGAACTGGCCGGACAAGGCCTTGATGCCATCCGGGAACAGCTTGGAGCAGAATGGTTCGGCAGCAAAGGCAATGCGGAGGGCGGCGGAAGATTCCCGCTGCTGATCAAGCTGCTCGACTGCAACGACAACCTCTCTGTACAGGTGCATCCTACGGATGATTATGCCGGACTGCCAAAAGGCGAACTGGGGAAAACTGAAATGTGGTATGTCCTCGATGCCAAACCGGGAGCCAAAATCATCTACGGCCTGAAAGACGGTGTAACCCGGGAAATGCTGCAGGAAGCGCTGGAAACCGGAACCGTTATGGACAGCCTGCAGGAGATTACGGTATCGGCCGGAGACTCCTTTTACATCCCTGCAGGTACGGTTCACGCCTTGTGTGCCGGAGTGGTTGTAGCCGAAATCCAGCAGAATTCCGACACTACATACCGGATTTATGACTATGACCGGCCGGGTCTTGACGGCAAGCCGCGTGAGCTGCATATTGAGGATTCCCTGAATGTTACGGCCTACGGGGGTGCAGGTGCGACTTCAATGAAGACAGACGGCGCTGTGGCCGGAGAGTGGCTGCAGATTGCCTCCTCCCCGTACTTTATCGTAGAAAAAGGGGTGGTCTCCGGTGAATGGCAGCTTGCTACCACGGAGGACAGCTTCACTATCCTTGTAATCTGTGAAGGCAGCGGCCATCTGATCTGGGAGGGCGGCTCCCAGCCTTATGCCGCAGGTGAATGCTATCTGCTCCCTTCCAGCCTCGGCGCTTACAGCATCGAAGGCATGTCCACCGTGCTCCGCTCTTATTTGCCTTAAGCTGCAGCCTTTCTGCAGCTCAGTTTTGATAAATCTAACTTGGCCTAACCTGTATAAGACGCTGAACTTAATGATCAGGAGGACAGGCGATGCGACAGAACACCTTTACCATGACTGACCCCACCGGTGTCCTAATCCATGTCTACGAATGGCTGCCGGATACGGAAGCAGACGCCAAGGTCAGAGGAATCGTGCAAATCTCCCACGGGATGTGTGAAACGGCTGCGCGGTATGCACGGTTCGCAGAAGCACTTACCTCTGCCGGCTATGCAGTCTATGCTAATGACCACAGGGGCCACGGCCTCACCGCCGGCAAAATCAATCTCCTCGGGGATACCGGGGAGAACGGATTCTACTGGATGCGGCGCAATCTGCTGCAGCTTGCAGCTATTGCCTGCTCCAGGCATGAGCATGTACCGATTTATCTTCTGGCCCACAGCATGGGCTCCTTCCTGGCCCAGAAGCTGATGTGTGAGGAAGGCCATGACATTTACAGCGGCTTCATCTTAAGCGGCACTAACGGCCCCCGGGGGATGCTGAAGCTGGGGGAATCCTTATCGGCAGTGCAATTAAGGCTGCAGGGTGATCATCACCGCAGTGTCCTGTTAAACGGAATCGTCTTCGGTGCGTATAACCGTTCCTTCTCTCCGGTCAGGACTGCCTTTGACTGGCTGTCCAGCGACCCGGCTGAGGTAGACCGCTTCATTGCCGATCCGTATTGCGGGGCAATCTGCACCACCCGGTTCTTCCGGGACTTCTTCCACATGCTGCGGGAGCTCCACATGAGGCAGACGCTGCTCACCTTATGCCACAATAAGCCTGTCTACCTGTTCTCCGGGGAGAAGGACCCTGTGGGCATGAACGGCCAGGGGGTGAAGCGCCTGGCTGAGCTGTACCGGAGGCAGGGGCTGCAGGATGTGGAAATCAGGCTGTACCCTGAAGGCAGACACGAAATGCTGAACGAGGTTAACCGTGACCAGGTGACCGCAGATGTGCTGGACTGGCTCGCCCGCCACCTTCCTGCCGGATCGCTGAGGCTGCAGCCGGCAGCCCGTTAAGGTTTAACCGCTGCAGCGGTCAACGGTCTATAACAAAGAAAAGGCACCCGTTAAATACGGAGTGCCTTTTCTTTGTTATAGGCAATAATTGAAGCATGCGGAATATCGCCTATCTCGCCTACCAGAGTGCGGAAGGCCATGCCGTGACCGGTAATGATTATTTTGCGATAATCGAGATAACGGTCAATTACCTGCTCCACGCGGTTCTTCAGCAGCTCTCTGGATTCCCAAAGCTTGGCTGCTCCCGGAGGATAGACGCCCTGATGTGCAACATAATCATTTCCGAGCTCGGTCAGCCGCTGCACAGAAGCGTATTCAAAGCTTAAGTCCGGCTGCCATTCCCGCAGGTCGAATTCAATCCTGATGTGCAGGCCAAGCTCCTTGGATAAAATTGCTGCCGTTTGCAACGCCCGTGGGTACGGTGATGAAACAATGATTTCCGCATCCTGCAAACGTTCATCCCCGGCTGTCAAATATACCTGCTGAACTCCGGTCTCGGTAAGAGGTACCAAATCCCGGCCATGCCCTTTTAACCGGTATTGCTCATTGATCCCCCAATCCGGTTCACCATGGCGGATCAGATAAAATTGCGTCATGCGTACACCCCCTGTCAGTCTTTCATATCTGTGCCTTGCTCAGGCAGAGGGAACTGCAGGCTTAGGAGCCAGCTTATACTGTAAAATCATTTGCGGGCCTTTGCTTCCGCTGCGCCGCAGCCCGTTATCCTGAAACCCTGCACGAAGATACAGCTGCCGGGCAGCCGTATTGCGCTCATTTACGGCCAGCACAATCTGCTCCGCCCCGGGATATTGGATACGGACGAAATCCGGCAGCACCGCACTATGATAATCTTCAAAGAAATTAGCGATGCCTGCTCCGGGGGCAGGTTGAAGTTCAGCAGTGACGAAACGGATTGAAGACTACACGGGCAGCGCATAATACTGCGCCCGCTGGCTCTCGTCCTGCTGATACAGCACGATCAGCAGCGTACGGCCATCGCCGGCGCCTGGGTGCGGATCGGCCATCGCCGGAGCTGCGCCCTCGGCCAGAGCAACGGCCGCATGTCCTGCAGCCGGCTCCGCTCCATCCCCGCCGGACCCGCCGTCCGCCAGGCC encodes:
- a CDS encoding acyl-CoA thioesterase; the encoded protein is MDQENPSQAMPAFKYCHESRVFKTGRVFPNDVNNHKTLFGGKLMSTIDEVASISAMRHCRTNVVTASTDSVDFLLPIRPTDSVCFESFVSWTGRTSIEVFVKIISENLYTGERRVAATSFLTFVAVQEDGTPSPVPGIIAETDEEKLICQSAGERSELRKIRRTSSKKLASQLGTTKYWE
- the rplT gene encoding 50S ribosomal protein L20 — its product is MARVKGGFVVRRRHKKVLKLAKGYFGSKHRIFKTAKEQVMKSMVYAYRDRRQTKRNFRRLWIVRINAAARLNGLSYSKLVHGLKLAGVEVNRKMLADLAVNDLNAFNSLAVVAKEKINA
- the rpmI gene encoding 50S ribosomal protein L35 translates to MPKMKTHSSLKGRFKITGSGKVLRYKAHKNHLLSHKSKRAKRVLNGNPVMAAGDVRRLKQGLANLK
- the infC gene encoding translation initiation factor IF-3 yields the protein MINDEIRAKEVRLVGAEGEQIGIKPIREALQMAIDLNLDLVNVAPQAKPPVCRIMDYGKFRYETQKKEKEARKNQKIVDIKEVWFRANIDEHDYQTKFRNVVKFLGEGDKVKCSVRFRGREIAHANIGQKILERVKNEVEELSVVERQPKLEGRSMIMILAPKAQ
- a CDS encoding glycosyltransferase family 2 protein produces the protein MTDALFVTLQVILAAIAVYQFGFSLFGLRRQKNKVIHAPQKSFAVLVAAHNEEEVVGALMENLKQLNYPRELYDVFVICDNCTDNTAAIVREHGMNACVRTNSNLRGKGYAIEWMLKELWALPRQYDAVVMFDADNLAHTEFLTEMNNDLCSGGRVIQGYIDTKNPEDSWITAAYGVSYWYINRLWQLSRHNLKMANFLGGTGMCFETNLLKEMGWGATSLVEDLEFTMRSASKGVYPRFNYDAKVFDEKPLTFKASSRQRLRWMQGHFTVARRYFFPLLWQGIKERSLTKFDLALYGANVYIVLLTFLMTAVMWIDNSMFGGPHIANIYGHLPLWLSYFAVGANILTFLLAMALEKVKFKKVYLYLLAFPFYLLSWYPITFYAFFTQNNKQWSHTKHTRVVRLEEVQSKQV
- a CDS encoding phosphatase PAP2 family protein, yielding MRPLFKKLHLLERRLFQWINGRLHNPFLNFWLYYITHLGGATCAIGINVLIWALCPQPWRTTGLQALTSLAVSHLPVAVAKKLYPRMRPYLALPGTNTFHNPLKDHSFPSGHTTAIFASTVPYMMAYPALTIILLPLACTVGFSRIYLGLHYPSDVIAGAVIGSGVAAGTLALWV
- a CDS encoding MGDG synthase family glycosyltransferase; this translates as MRKKRVLLLSEGFGAGHTQAAYALSSSLRKLSPDVQTKVLELGSFLNPKMAPLIVSAYRKTVTSQPRLMGYVYRHQKSFNRLTTLALHRIFYTHTQNIVKQLKPDIIVCTHFIPGAVVSRLKRLDPSLKAPLITVITDYDAHASWISPEVDRYLVSTPEVKAKLRRRSVSAAKIRVTGMPVHPIFWEHPGREEIQQQFSLRNMPTVLVMGGGWGMMNDEVVNEALAGWREQVQLIFCLGQNDRLLQEMKNHPLYNHPNILLLGFTRDIDKLMEVSDLLVTKPGGMTCSEGLAKGIPMLFHHPLPGQEEENSRYFTAAGFGELISSLEVVDRWMNRLLNDYGDVRTRRKLHLEDISRYNPLQSAQSIIDMLE
- the trmB gene encoding tRNA (guanosine(46)-N7)-methyltransferase TrmB — its product is MRLRGRKGIRESLEEQTDLVILDPRSLKGRWSELFGNGHPIHVEFGMGKGQFISQMSFKYPGINFIGVDMYDELIRRAAEKARLVWEPAGEETPPNLKVALANIDYAEEVFAPGELERIYLNFSDPWPKSKHARRRLTHPRFLDKYRGLLSPLGEIHLKTDSRSLFEFSLNSFADYGLQMKNISLDLHEGGIINEEHVMTEYETKFYGRGVNIHRCEAIVGEEALKQYQATRLEKYRL
- a CDS encoding TIGR01212 family radical SAM protein (This family includes YhcC from E. coli K-12, an uncharacterized radical SAM protein.): MSNLLQSSSPLLWGDKRFHTWNYEMRGEMDTKVFKVMLDAGFTCPNRDGSIAKGGCTFCSARGSGDFAGSRRDDLVTQFNKVRDRQHLKWPNAKYIGYFQAYTNTYAPVEELREYYEVILQQPGVVGLAIATRPDCLPDDVVEYLADLNKRTYLWVEMGLQTIHQSTSDLINRAHDTACYIEAVAKLRKHGIRVCTHIIHGLPQETHEMMLETVSAVAAMGVQGIKIHLLHLMRKTPMVKQYEAGLLRFLEQGEYVKLIADSLELLPPEMIVHRLTGDAPREALIGPMWSLKKWEVLNAIDQELIARDSWQGKYWRKS
- a CDS encoding class I SAM-dependent methyltransferase — protein: MGFMSVLSFAHKLTEGRLSSGGLAIDATVGTGSDTLFLARTAGPRGGVYGFDIQPAALELAEERLRLAREEATAALSPVTLLQQSHAAMAEDVPPGWRGTVSAVMFNLGYLPTGDADKTIITEPASTLAALQAALALLRPGGIITAVLYPGHAGGGSEAAAVEAWAAGLAQQEAQSIVYRQLQRASAPYVVAVEKKKGADQSWQ
- a CDS encoding VOC family protein, translated to MAVTKMEHVGIKVDKLERSLQFYQEVIGLTLQGIIGEPEDGLRLAFLSFPGQTSVEVELIERVFEGLPQEGRVSHTAFTVDNIDEEHSRLAGLRIPALTGISTLANGSRYFFFDGPDGEKLEFFQSTRN